The Leptospira sp. WS39.C2 genome contains a region encoding:
- a CDS encoding serine hydrolase domain-containing protein, with translation MIYRIYFCLLFIFVFSNCAEGGIGSFSEETKDKIRRKIKKEGFQGVVLISQDDTILFRETITSGKRKKRSQLFQKHNFPLGESSKLFTTFIIHRLADEKKLNTSDPVKKYLKWFPNSKITIEHLLRHTSGLPKIIEIIPNFDSEHSTLKRDDIKNSFLESNFKPNFVPGEYWKYSRLDYLFLAYLIETITEKSFATVIKKEIFEPLGMKHSSVDTTDILLGNSGILSTPEDLLLFVESIRKTKGITKEGRDSFIRKTVLTDAIAEDPIAFGEGVYVGDYFYWTYGKNKGISNFIYHDLKSRIFISIVSPYGASKGDLSSIKSTLTEIIFNAKKLNLKKRTESPNEVYIEDLMKEEKVPSLGIAVFKNYNLQWKKMYGTKSQQSLFRAGSLSKTMTATATLRLVESGQLDLYSNWIQKLKQYKVAVPKGKKRSLVNLDLLLSHTSGLTEKGNWDDPINSGKKHLKDLKDTNASKGNGLKLYYKPGTKSRYSGGGFSIVQEILVERTGKPFPSLMEEIVFQPLRMKRSTFRQNLTEADDRCDGYDDMGNLLPEKKFVTPELSSGGLWTTPEEVGSVFNEIAKAKHGKSDFLSKESAEYLLSPKMSAASLTVHALVAHGFFLNRTGKTEYFFHGGHTKGHKSLAIFNAEKGYGVVIMTNSENGSKLIWRILRNISVDEKWDKFVN, from the coding sequence ATGATATATCGGATCTACTTCTGCCTTTTGTTCATTTTTGTTTTTTCAAACTGCGCAGAAGGTGGAATTGGTTCCTTTTCAGAAGAAACAAAAGACAAAATCCGAAGGAAAATCAAAAAGGAAGGGTTCCAAGGTGTGGTACTCATTTCTCAAGATGATACAATTTTATTCCGAGAAACTATAACTTCTGGAAAAAGAAAAAAACGATCCCAATTATTTCAAAAACATAATTTCCCATTGGGTGAATCATCTAAATTATTCACAACATTCATCATCCATCGATTGGCTGATGAAAAAAAATTAAATACATCTGACCCAGTTAAAAAATATTTAAAGTGGTTCCCGAATTCGAAAATAACAATAGAACATTTGTTACGTCATACATCTGGATTACCAAAAATCATAGAAATTATACCTAACTTTGATTCAGAACATTCGACATTAAAACGAGATGATATAAAAAACTCTTTTTTAGAATCAAATTTTAAGCCAAACTTTGTACCTGGTGAATATTGGAAATATAGTCGCTTAGATTATTTATTTTTGGCATATCTAATTGAAACCATCACAGAAAAATCTTTTGCAACAGTAATCAAAAAAGAGATTTTTGAACCTCTAGGAATGAAACATTCATCAGTTGACACAACTGATATACTTTTAGGAAACAGTGGAATTTTGAGTACTCCTGAAGATTTACTTTTATTTGTAGAATCCATTCGCAAAACAAAAGGTATCACTAAAGAAGGCAGAGACTCATTCATTCGAAAAACAGTATTAACAGATGCCATTGCAGAAGACCCAATCGCTTTCGGAGAAGGTGTATATGTAGGGGATTATTTTTATTGGACTTATGGTAAAAATAAGGGTATATCCAATTTTATTTACCATGATCTAAAAAGTAGAATATTTATATCAATTGTTAGCCCCTATGGAGCAAGTAAAGGAGACCTTTCTTCGATCAAATCTACTCTAACAGAAATAATCTTTAATGCAAAAAAATTAAATCTGAAAAAAAGAACTGAATCACCAAACGAAGTATACATCGAAGATTTAATGAAAGAAGAAAAAGTGCCTTCGTTAGGCATTGCAGTTTTTAAAAACTATAACTTGCAGTGGAAAAAAATGTATGGCACAAAATCCCAACAATCACTTTTCAGAGCAGGGTCTTTATCCAAAACAATGACAGCAACGGCAACCCTACGTTTGGTTGAATCTGGCCAATTAGATTTATACTCCAATTGGATTCAAAAACTAAAACAATACAAAGTAGCTGTTCCAAAAGGTAAAAAAAGAAGTTTAGTCAATTTGGATTTATTATTATCTCATACAAGTGGTTTAACAGAAAAAGGAAATTGGGATGATCCAATCAATTCCGGCAAAAAACATTTAAAAGATTTAAAGGATACCAATGCCTCTAAAGGGAATGGATTAAAACTCTATTATAAACCTGGCACAAAATCTAGATACTCAGGTGGTGGTTTTAGCATCGTGCAAGAAATCTTAGTGGAAAGAACAGGGAAACCTTTTCCTAGTTTGATGGAAGAAATCGTTTTCCAACCCTTACGTATGAAACGGAGCACATTCCGTCAAAATCTAACAGAAGCAGATGATAGATGCGATGGCTACGATGATATGGGAAATCTCTTACCTGAAAAAAAATTCGTTACACCTGAACTTTCCTCAGGTGGTTTGTGGACAACTCCAGAAGAGGTAGGGAGTGTATTCAACGAGATCGCAAAAGCCAAACATGGAAAATCGGATTTTTTAAGCAAAGAATCAGCCGAATACCTACTCTCACCCAAAATGAGCGCAGCGAGTTTAACAGTCCACGCTCTTGTTGCTCATGGTTTTTTTCTCAATAGAACAGGCAAAACGGAGTATTTTTTCCACGGTGGGCATACAAAGGGACATAAGTCATTAGCCATCTTTAACGCGGAAAAAGGGTATGGAGTGGTCATCATGACAAATTCGGAGAATGGATCAAAACTCATTTGGAGGATTTTAAGGAACATTTCCGTCGATGAAAAATGGGATAAGTTTGTGAATTAA
- the gpmI gene encoding 2,3-bisphosphoglycerate-independent phosphoglycerate mutase, with amino-acid sequence MLTLKKHPQGPLTKQVLLIVLDGVGYTEKGFENGNAVAKANMPVLKGLWKNHPTVLLKAHGTAVGMPSDEDMGNSEVGHNVLGSGRIFDQGAKLVSQSIENGSLFRGPIWQKLVTNCKNNQSTFHLIGLFSDGNVHSHIDHLKALINQSIKENVTKIRLHILLDGRDVPEKSALDYLIPFESFLDSHRSSGIDIQIASGGGRMELTMDRYDADWSMVERGWNHHVEGEGSIFPSAKDAIETFRNENPSVIDQYLPGFVIGDKNGNPIGKILDNDSVVFFNFRGDRAIEISRAFTEENLTNFQRKRFPKVEFAGMMQYDGDLFIPKQYLVAPPTIDRTMGEYFANEGVAQYALSETQKYGHVTFFWNGNRSGYFNQNLETYEEVKSDIIPFDQKPEMKAKEITDNLVLALTSHKFPFLRVNFANGDMVGHTGNMDATIKGLEYLDLCLDRIKKICDDTNTVLCITADHGNADEMYQLDKKGKTQTAKDGKPVPKTSHTLNPVQFVLYDPKGKIQLNTSLEEKGLANVAATMMDLLGFQTPEGYHPSLINRN; translated from the coding sequence ATGTTAACTCTTAAAAAACATCCACAAGGTCCACTTACCAAACAAGTTTTGCTTATCGTACTTGATGGAGTGGGTTATACTGAAAAAGGATTTGAAAATGGGAATGCCGTTGCAAAAGCCAATATGCCTGTTCTAAAAGGACTTTGGAAAAACCATCCCACTGTTTTATTAAAAGCACATGGAACTGCTGTTGGAATGCCAAGTGATGAAGATATGGGAAACTCGGAAGTTGGTCATAATGTACTTGGATCAGGACGAATCTTTGACCAAGGGGCAAAACTTGTTTCCCAATCCATCGAAAACGGAAGTTTGTTCCGTGGACCCATTTGGCAAAAATTGGTCACCAATTGCAAAAACAATCAATCTACATTTCACTTAATCGGTTTATTCTCCGATGGAAATGTTCATAGTCACATTGATCACCTAAAAGCACTTATCAACCAATCAATCAAAGAAAATGTTACAAAGATTAGATTACATATCCTACTCGATGGAAGGGATGTTCCCGAAAAATCAGCGTTAGACTATCTAATTCCTTTTGAATCTTTTTTAGATTCTCATAGAAGTTCAGGTATTGATATCCAAATCGCATCTGGTGGTGGTCGTATGGAGTTAACCATGGACAGATATGATGCTGATTGGTCGATGGTGGAACGCGGATGGAACCATCATGTGGAAGGAGAAGGTAGTATTTTTCCATCAGCCAAAGACGCAATCGAAACTTTCAGAAATGAAAACCCGTCCGTCATTGACCAATACCTTCCAGGATTTGTGATTGGGGACAAAAATGGAAATCCAATTGGTAAAATTTTAGACAATGATTCCGTTGTATTTTTTAACTTTAGAGGTGACAGAGCCATTGAAATTTCAAGGGCTTTCACCGAAGAAAACCTAACAAACTTTCAACGCAAACGATTTCCAAAAGTAGAATTCGCGGGAATGATGCAATATGATGGTGATTTATTTATCCCCAAACAATACTTAGTCGCTCCTCCTACAATTGATCGCACTATGGGAGAATATTTTGCCAATGAAGGAGTAGCCCAATACGCACTTTCCGAAACTCAAAAGTATGGCCATGTGACCTTTTTTTGGAATGGGAATCGTTCGGGTTATTTCAATCAAAACTTAGAAACCTATGAAGAAGTAAAATCAGACATCATACCCTTTGACCAAAAACCAGAAATGAAAGCCAAAGAAATCACAGATAATTTGGTGCTTGCACTCACCTCACACAAATTCCCATTCCTTCGAGTGAATTTTGCCAATGGTGATATGGTAGGTCATACAGGAAATATGGATGCTACCATAAAAGGATTAGAGTATCTCGATCTTTGTTTGGATCGCATCAAAAAAATCTGTGATGATACAAATACTGTTCTTTGTATCACAGCAGACCATGGTAATGCTGACGAAATGTACCAACTTGACAAAAAGGGAAAAACACAGACAGCAAAGGATGGAAAACCAGTTCCTAAAACAAGCCATACTCTCAATCCCGTACAATTTGTACTCTATGATCCAAAAGGTAAAATCCAACTCAACACATCATTAGAAGAAAAAGGACTCGCCAATGTAGCCGCAACTATGATGGATTTATTGGGTTTCCAAACTCCAGAAGGGTACCACCCAAGTCTAATCAATAGAAATTAA
- a CDS encoding TonB-dependent receptor, with the protein MVSQFKFILLFCLILGPKIILSQSQPSKERDAVEIKANVDSSSKNTNFSKNPTGFQKEINLESSNNRYTSLPDVLSREAGVRVRQFGGLGSYSTLSLRGTNPNQSKIYWNGVPINNSLGGEINLADLPFDNLEKIEIYKSGTPAGFSGSAIGGSINLVSKTKIEKPITRVNLMGGSFKTAKATVTHMDQFSSGSYFLQALHETSDQNFTYLNNKGTVLINTYDDTIDERKNAQFRKTGFTGNISFVLDKTKINFLNDYIHRKQGLPGPGNRQTSSVGRVFSKFSTAMTTETNEFLFTNLTLETKTYGNFAKDDLFDPKSEFSFGTPNAYTKTNQYGFQLSPTLYLLEYYQILRASIQTEQEFFTRYEKRSNHETERKEPKKRRDTHSFTFQDEIRLFSNRLFLVPQIRFERYTDRFGKDETSIRNQLLDPLTDVFYVRQNFTNPSFGIKIVWMKKENLEFGSLANISKDFRIPSFLELFGERGSIVGNTKLRPEQSRNGDVGFYLNSKIDSNWKIQADVSYFQKRIYDMILFLPNSQFTLRPENVDQALIRGLETNQNLIWNKGVKFNFNYTYQDARNYSESPALNGKYLPLRSKSQGSALLAFFNETSELGIEYQYIGANFRDRTNEYLGYLPARQFWNLYLQYSAYKNKETGNELILGFEVRNLTDKRVEDLVGYPLPGRSYYFTGSYRF; encoded by the coding sequence ATGGTTTCCCAATTCAAATTCATTTTACTCTTTTGTTTGATCCTCGGACCCAAAATTATACTCTCTCAATCCCAACCTTCCAAAGAAAGAGATGCTGTTGAAATCAAAGCAAATGTAGATTCCTCATCCAAAAACACAAATTTCAGTAAAAATCCCACGGGATTCCAAAAAGAAATAAATCTAGAATCATCAAACAATCGCTATACGAGCCTACCAGACGTATTAAGCCGTGAAGCAGGAGTCAGAGTCCGCCAATTCGGAGGACTTGGTTCTTATTCCACACTTTCACTTCGAGGAACAAACCCAAACCAATCTAAAATTTATTGGAATGGAGTCCCCATAAACAATTCGTTAGGTGGAGAGATAAACTTAGCCGATTTACCTTTTGATAATTTAGAAAAAATTGAAATTTACAAATCGGGTACACCCGCTGGTTTTTCAGGTTCGGCCATTGGTGGTAGCATCAACTTAGTATCCAAAACCAAAATTGAAAAACCAATCACTCGCGTGAATTTGATGGGTGGAAGTTTTAAAACTGCCAAAGCCACTGTTACCCACATGGATCAATTTTCCAGTGGATCTTATTTTTTACAGGCACTCCACGAAACCTCAGACCAAAACTTTACTTATCTAAACAACAAAGGTACTGTTTTAATAAATACTTATGATGATACAATCGATGAAAGAAAAAATGCGCAGTTCCGAAAAACTGGCTTTACTGGCAATATTTCCTTTGTTTTGGACAAAACCAAAATCAACTTTTTAAACGATTATATACACAGAAAACAAGGGTTACCTGGTCCCGGGAATCGGCAAACCAGTTCTGTTGGCAGAGTATTTAGTAAATTTTCCACAGCAATGACAACGGAGACCAATGAATTTTTATTTACGAATTTGACTTTAGAAACCAAAACTTATGGGAATTTTGCAAAAGATGATTTATTTGATCCCAAATCCGAATTTAGTTTTGGAACACCAAATGCTTATACGAAAACAAATCAATATGGATTCCAACTCTCCCCCACCTTATATTTATTAGAGTATTATCAAATCCTTCGTGCTTCGATCCAAACTGAACAAGAGTTTTTTACTCGTTACGAAAAACGTTCCAATCATGAAACAGAAAGGAAAGAACCAAAAAAAAGAAGGGATACTCACAGTTTCACTTTCCAAGATGAAATCCGTTTATTTTCTAACCGATTATTTTTAGTACCTCAAATACGTTTTGAAAGGTATACAGATCGATTTGGAAAAGATGAAACTAGTATTCGTAACCAACTCCTCGATCCACTGACAGACGTTTTTTATGTCAGGCAAAATTTTACCAATCCTAGTTTTGGAATCAAAATCGTCTGGATGAAAAAAGAAAATTTAGAATTTGGATCTCTTGCGAACATCAGTAAAGATTTTCGGATTCCTAGTTTTTTAGAATTATTTGGGGAACGTGGTAGTATTGTGGGTAATACAAAACTGAGACCAGAACAAAGTCGGAATGGCGATGTTGGCTTTTATCTCAATTCCAAAATAGATTCTAATTGGAAAATCCAAGCTGATGTTTCCTATTTTCAAAAACGAATTTATGATATGATATTATTTTTACCAAACTCACAGTTTACACTGCGTCCTGAAAACGTTGACCAAGCTCTCATTCGCGGTTTGGAAACAAACCAAAACCTGATTTGGAATAAAGGTGTAAAATTTAACTTCAATTATACCTACCAAGATGCAAGAAACTACTCTGAATCACCTGCGTTAAATGGAAAATACCTGCCACTTCGATCGAAAAGCCAAGGCAGTGCACTTCTCGCATTTTTTAATGAAACTTCAGAACTCGGAATTGAATACCAATACATTGGAGCAAATTTTCGAGACCGAACGAATGAATATTTGGGGTATCTACCTGCCCGGCAGTTTTGGAATCTTTATCTCCAATACTCCGCTTACAAAAACAAGGAAACTGGAAATGAATTGATTTTAGGTTTTGAAGTGCGTAACCTAACAGATAAACGTGTGGAAGACTTGGTTGGTTATCCCTTACCAGGCCGGAGTTATTATTTCACTGGGAGTTACCGTTTCTAA
- a CDS encoding adenosine kinase, with product MRHYDVFGVGNALVDIIAFIDPNFLQKQNITKGVMTLVDETRQGQILADLHDEKKELRSGGSAANTMIAIANSGGTCCYTGKVTHDTYGEFYKKDMEEAGVLFETTPDKNGHTGTCVVLTTPDAERTMLTNLAISTSLGPNDIDAENLKKSKYVYVEGYLWDGDSTKKASELTMKLATENNIKVSFTYSDPFCVNRSRDEFIHLTKEYVDVVFCNSEEGLALSGEKTPEGAVKFISTLCPLVFMTAGKEGAYVAENGKITLVPGFPVKPIDTTGAGDAFAAGVLYGLTQGYSAQKSARWGNYVASRIVCEVGPRLSVKLMGRQEEILTGFQDK from the coding sequence ATGAGACATTACGACGTATTTGGCGTAGGGAACGCCCTGGTAGATATCATTGCCTTTATTGATCCCAATTTTTTACAAAAACAAAATATCACGAAAGGTGTAATGACCTTAGTTGACGAAACAAGACAGGGCCAAATCCTCGCTGACCTGCATGATGAGAAAAAGGAATTACGCTCTGGTGGCAGCGCCGCAAACACAATGATTGCCATTGCCAATTCTGGTGGAACTTGTTGTTATACGGGAAAAGTCACTCATGATACTTATGGTGAGTTTTATAAAAAGGATATGGAAGAAGCAGGAGTTTTATTTGAAACCACTCCTGACAAAAACGGACACACTGGAACTTGTGTTGTCCTCACAACTCCCGATGCCGAACGTACGATGTTAACCAATCTTGCCATTTCAACATCACTTGGTCCAAATGACATCGATGCGGAAAACTTAAAGAAAAGTAAGTACGTTTATGTAGAAGGATATTTATGGGATGGAGATTCCACAAAAAAAGCAAGTGAACTTACAATGAAACTTGCTACGGAAAACAATATCAAAGTTTCCTTTACCTACAGTGATCCATTTTGTGTGAATCGTTCCAGAGACGAATTTATCCACCTAACAAAAGAGTATGTAGATGTAGTTTTTTGTAACTCAGAAGAAGGGCTTGCGTTGAGTGGAGAAAAAACACCAGAAGGAGCAGTCAAATTTATTTCTACACTTTGTCCTTTGGTTTTTATGACTGCAGGGAAAGAAGGTGCTTATGTTGCAGAAAATGGAAAAATCACATTAGTCCCAGGATTTCCGGTTAAACCAATTGATACAACGGGAGCAGGGGATGCTTTTGCAGCGGGAGTTTTGTATGGACTCACCCAAGGTTATTCTGCACAAAAATCTGCCAGATGGGGAAACTATGTGGCTTCTAGGATTGTTTGTGAAGTTGGGCCAAGACTTTCAGTGAAACTCATGGGTCGCCAAGAGGAAATTTTGACAGGGTTCCAAGACAAATAA
- a CDS encoding response regulator — MTIPTLKHVLIVEDEEDIVEILRIALAFNSSYEVSFAKTGPEGLQKAIILQPDLILLDVLMPGMNGMELIEELKIFPETKEIPVAFITSRVLKNEILEYQKRGGIGVIEKPFAPLEISDKIQTLWLDFHNK, encoded by the coding sequence ATGACCATCCCTACATTGAAACATGTATTAATTGTAGAAGATGAAGAAGATATTGTTGAAATCTTACGAATTGCTTTGGCATTTAACTCAAGTTATGAAGTAAGTTTTGCCAAAACCGGCCCCGAAGGATTACAAAAGGCCATCATCCTGCAACCTGATTTAATTTTACTTGATGTACTCATGCCTGGAATGAATGGGATGGAACTCATTGAAGAGTTAAAAATATTTCCAGAAACCAAAGAGATCCCAGTTGCTTTTATCACATCACGTGTGTTAAAGAATGAAATTTTGGAATACCAAAAAAGAGGAGGCATCGGTGTGATTGAAAAACCCTTTGCCCCTCTGGAAATCTCAGACAAAATCCAAACCTTATGGTTGGATTTTCATAACAAATAA
- a CDS encoding ATP-binding protein has translation MNEFLEKIKSFFKDEASFFDAKQLLGENWHNFVPQYFDKILETRTNAVFVLDRDGNYTYVNAKAEEMAGKSAEEMLGQNIWNLFPVLKSIDFGNHLLEAIENKKTFRSEETYFETIGWYDMQVFPQENFTIIIATEVTHQKQAKDEYSQIITKNKTILNALPDLLYGIHRNGQTINHKEFPHFTGWDCKNKDTNLRYSDIKEIFPENKLEEIQSILEHVIHLGETKTVEYSLQDSDGEKYFEARFTKTGEVDALAIIRNITERKKAEALKNEFISLVSHELRTPLTSIKGSIDLLLAGVAGEVSNQTKSLLNICRKNTQRLVRFVTDLLDIEALDSGNINFKFRTYQLKEILQTSVDGMRTFAEQYHVLLNFDSNFPQTSVYVDEDRLNHCITNLISNAVKYTPKFSEVTISVQTDETKAKILIKDNGPGIDPNFAPRLFHRFAQGAPPKDKLVGGSGLGLSITKGFVEAMNGNIYFYSDDTGTIFTIELPIIKLGQIPIGMNQ, from the coding sequence ATGAATGAATTTCTAGAAAAAATCAAAAGCTTTTTCAAGGATGAGGCGAGCTTTTTTGATGCAAAGCAACTTCTCGGCGAAAATTGGCATAATTTTGTCCCTCAATACTTTGACAAAATCCTAGAAACTCGGACGAATGCGGTTTTTGTCCTAGACAGGGACGGAAATTACACCTATGTCAATGCAAAAGCGGAGGAAATGGCAGGCAAATCCGCAGAAGAAATGTTAGGGCAGAACATCTGGAATTTATTTCCGGTGTTAAAGTCCATCGATTTTGGGAACCATCTTCTCGAAGCTATTGAAAACAAAAAAACCTTTCGCTCAGAAGAAACGTATTTTGAAACCATTGGTTGGTATGATATGCAAGTTTTCCCGCAGGAGAATTTTACCATCATCATCGCCACTGAAGTTACACATCAAAAACAAGCAAAAGATGAATACAGCCAAATCATCACCAAAAACAAAACAATTCTAAATGCTTTACCTGATTTGTTGTATGGAATCCACAGGAACGGCCAAACCATCAACCATAAAGAATTCCCTCATTTCACTGGTTGGGATTGCAAGAATAAAGACACAAACCTTCGTTATTCGGACATCAAAGAAATATTTCCTGAAAATAAATTAGAAGAAATCCAATCCATTTTGGAACATGTGATCCATTTGGGGGAAACAAAAACCGTTGAGTATTCTTTACAGGATTCCGATGGGGAAAAATACTTTGAAGCTAGGTTTACGAAAACTGGCGAAGTTGACGCCCTTGCCATTATCAGAAATATTACTGAACGAAAAAAGGCAGAAGCCTTAAAAAATGAATTCATAAGTTTGGTGAGCCATGAACTTAGAACACCACTCACTTCGATCAAAGGATCTATTGATTTATTACTTGCGGGTGTGGCAGGTGAAGTTTCCAACCAAACCAAATCTCTACTCAATATTTGTAGGAAAAATACACAAAGACTCGTTCGATTCGTAACCGATTTACTCGACATAGAAGCTTTAGATTCAGGGAATATCAATTTTAAATTTAGAACCTACCAACTAAAAGAAATTTTACAAACATCTGTAGATGGAATGAGAACCTTTGCCGAACAATACCATGTTCTTTTGAATTTTGATTCCAATTTCCCACAAACAAGTGTTTATGTAGACGAAGATCGATTAAACCACTGTATCACCAATTTGATTTCCAATGCGGTCAAATACACACCTAAGTTTTCAGAAGTGACCATATCTGTCCAAACAGACGAAACAAAAGCAAAAATTCTCATCAAAGACAATGGGCCTGGAATTGATCCTAATTTTGCACCAAGGCTTTTCCACAGATTTGCCCAAGGAGCTCCTCCAAAAGACAAACTTGTTGGTGGCTCTGGACTTGGACTTTCGATCACAAAAGGTTTTGTGGAAGCAATGAATGGAAACATATATTTTTATTCTGATGATACTGGAACTATTTTTACCATCGAATTACCAATCATCAAACTAGGTCAAATTCCTATAGGGATGAATCAATGA
- a CDS encoding ABC transporter ATP-binding protein, with the protein MIQVSNLSKFYGEKRAISGLNFKLEKGEIVGLLGLNGAGKTTTIRILTGYLIPSAGDASIDGKSIFDFPLEAKQKIGYLPETPPLYEDMTISEYLQFVGRIKKIDDSKLQFEMEKVIDKTNLIHVKDKLIGTLSLGYRKRVGIAQAILGDPEIVIMDEPISGLDPKQIVEIRSLIRSLAGNHTVLISSHILTEIYKTCDKFLFIHKGSLKQELSLARLEEEMNRLAGWEVGLSGKPKDELMQFMKSVLSDVDTVTEMGTNKEEELFMVRTTSPKQFKESLFSKALSSGIQIESLKKQEVSLEQIFMEKI; encoded by the coding sequence ATGATACAAGTCAGCAATTTATCCAAATTTTACGGCGAAAAACGAGCCATCTCTGGACTCAATTTTAAATTAGAAAAAGGTGAGATTGTGGGACTTCTCGGCCTAAACGGCGCGGGAAAAACCACAACGATACGTATCCTCACAGGGTATTTGATCCCTAGTGCGGGTGATGCTTCCATTGATGGTAAGTCTATCTTTGATTTTCCATTGGAAGCAAAACAAAAGATCGGATACTTACCCGAAACTCCACCTCTCTATGAGGATATGACAATATCCGAATACCTTCAATTTGTGGGTAGGATCAAAAAAATTGATGATTCCAAACTACAATTCGAAATGGAGAAGGTGATTGATAAAACAAACCTCATCCATGTGAAAGACAAACTCATTGGAACCTTATCCCTCGGGTATCGCAAACGAGTGGGCATTGCTCAAGCTATCCTTGGAGATCCTGAAATTGTAATCATGGATGAACCCATCTCTGGCCTTGATCCAAAACAAATTGTGGAAATCAGAAGTTTGATACGAAGTTTGGCGGGCAATCACACGGTTCTCATTTCGAGTCATATTTTGACTGAGATTTATAAAACCTGTGATAAGTTTTTATTCATCCACAAAGGAAGTTTGAAACAAGAACTTTCTCTTGCTAGATTAGAAGAAGAGATGAACCGACTTGCTGGTTGGGAAGTGGGTCTTTCTGGCAAACCAAAAGATGAGTTAATGCAATTTATGAAATCAGTTTTATCCGATGTGGACACTGTTACCGAAATGGGAACTAACAAAGAAGAAGAATTATTTATGGTGCGAACAACCAGTCCAAAACAATTCAAAGAATCTTTGTTTTCAAAGGCATTGTCATCTGGGATTCAAATTGAATCCTTAAAAAAACAAGAAGTATCTCTCGAACAGATTTTTATGGAGAAAATATGA
- a CDS encoding ABC transporter permease — protein MNWQTAVWIYKKELRLFFGTYMGPLVLGGTAFLNALFVMILNFNGTANYEIATYITFISFMTTILIAMVIISMGSIVEEKNKGTLELLFTSPITDLEIVFGKFMFGVTVCGIITVFINGLFPLLLYAFWKAPFYMVASGSIGVFLLGVFTFTIGMFGSSLGKNQMISLLISVLIILTLWVVGYFSHLFQATTRKVLFHLHIFSHFAAFAKGVLPLTGIVFFLSGTFLFLYLTVKVLESRRWRG, from the coding sequence ATGAACTGGCAAACGGCTGTTTGGATCTATAAAAAAGAATTACGATTATTTTTTGGAACCTATATGGGTCCACTTGTGTTAGGTGGAACTGCATTTTTAAATGCTCTTTTTGTGATGATCCTAAATTTTAATGGAACTGCAAATTATGAAATTGCAACTTACATCACATTTATCTCTTTTATGACTACCATCCTTATAGCAATGGTGATCATATCTATGGGTTCCATTGTGGAAGAAAAAAACAAAGGAACGCTAGAGTTACTTTTTACTTCTCCTATCACAGATTTAGAAATAGTCTTCGGGAAATTTATGTTTGGTGTAACCGTTTGTGGGATCATCACAGTGTTCATCAATGGACTTTTTCCACTCCTTTTGTATGCATTTTGGAAAGCCCCCTTTTATATGGTAGCTTCCGGGAGTATTGGAGTATTTTTACTCGGTGTTTTTACATTCACCATAGGTATGTTTGGTTCGAGTCTTGGAAAAAACCAGATGATCTCGTTACTCATATCAGTGCTTATCATTTTAACACTATGGGTAGTTGGATATTTTTCACATTTGTTCCAGGCAACCACAAGAAAGGTATTATTCCATTTGCATATATTTTCTCACTTTGCTGCATTTGCTAAAGGAGTATTACCTTTAACAGGGATTGTATTTTTCTTAAGTGGAACTTTCTTATTTTTATACTTAACCGTTAAGGTCTTGGAATCCAGGAGATGGAGAGGATAG